From the genome of Methanoregula boonei 6A8:
CCACCGCTTCACCCACAACCACGATAACCCCGGCCGCTACCCTGTAAGGGTGCACCGGTTCATTTTTATTTTCCTGCCGGATTCTGCCGCAGGATATTACTTCGGGGATAACCGGTATTCCCCCCGGGGGACAAGAATCTCGAATTGTGCACCCTTCCCGGTCATGCCTGTCTCGGCAATGCTTATTCCGGTAGTTGCGAGGATCTCGCGGATCAGAAAAAGGCCAAGGCCGGTGTTTTTCCCATATCCCTTGAGGAAAATCTTTTCTTTCTCCGCGTCCGGGATCCCGATGCCATCATCAGTGTACCGGATCACAAGGCCGTTATTTGTCTCATGTGCATCAAAGATGATCGTTTTCACATTCACGCCATGCCTGATGGAGTTCTCGATGAGGTTGTAATAGACCTTGCCTATCAGCGGGTCGGTGAAAATATAGATACCTTTTTTCCCCGGGTCAAGCATGACTCCCTCGAGGGGGAGCTGGATAGCCTGGTCAAGTATCCCCTGGTATACATCGAACCATCCTGCATTTGCTGTCCCCAGTTCCTCGTAATAGCGCGTGAACTCGATCTGGCGGTCGATGGCTTCACTGCAGGCCACCAGTTTGCTGATGTATCCCTGCAGGATGGGGTTGTCCGGGACCTCGTTTCTTACCATTTGCAGATAAACGCCAAGGCCGGTAAGCTGGTTTTTTATGTCATGGCGGGTGACGGAGGAGAGTATCGAGAGTTTCCTGTTGGTCTTCTGGAGAGCGTCCTCCGCAAGTTTGCGGTCATGAATGTCCACAAACATCGGGATGAAATAGAGTGGAGCACCTTCCACATCCCGGACAAGACTGACCGAAAGACGCACCCATATCCTGTCGCCATTCTTTTTTACCAGATGCAGGTCGCGCTCATCGAGATCAGCCCTGCCACACATAAGGGCCTCAGCGCAACCGGCAAGATCTGCACTTTCTTTTTGAACCGTTATGGCAGGGATCGACAGGGTAAGGAGCTCTTCCGGGGTATATCCCGAAATTGTGCAGAGGGCATTATTTACCCGTATGAACCGGAGATCGGGAGAACAGAGTGCGGCTCCTACTGGTGACTGGTCAAAAGTCCGTCGGAGGCGCTCCTCACGCTCCCGCAGGTCCCGTTCCACCCTGTGCCGGTTCTTTATTTCTTCTGCAAGGATACTGACATTCTCATAGTACGGGCTGAGGAGGAAGTATGCAAGCATCACCGCAAGTCCACTTGCAAAGAGGCTGATAATCAGGTTCGAGCGCCAGTCCGGCTCGTACGGATAGAGGTACTGGCCGATAAACTCGAATGCCGTCATCGAGGCAAACGTGACAATGAAGATAAGAAAGAGCCTCTGATCGAATGGAGTTGGATCGGCTTTGGTCCCCATCAATGTTTATTATATATTCCGGTCATTAAATCCTTCGATTCTATGGGAAGATATACGAAGGCTTCCTTGCTTACCTCAATAGTATACAGGAAATTATAGTTTCGGCGCACCTTTTCCTCTCTTCGGAACCAGCACGAAGGGAATCATTATTGTTTTTTTTCGGAAACGTCTGAACCATTTTTTACCGGGGACAGAAGTGGATTGAGCTCGGAGATCTCATCTATCCACATCAGGTCGTCCAAACCAGCCTGTTGCACTCCTGCTTGTGCATTTGAAATTGCCCTGTCGGGGCTCTTGGCGGTTATCCCTACCGTTCCCGGCTCCGCACTGAGCTGGCGGGGTGCCGGACGAAGGGCAAAGGAATCCAGATTCCGATCTCCGGAATGAACCGGAGCAGGTGGAGCATGGGGGATAGTCCCGGTATGCCAGTGCGAGTCATTCCGGTCGAAGTACCAGGATCGTATTCTTGCACGATCTTCAAAGGATGCCCCCCGCTCGAGAACCTGCGGGATATCGAATTCGGACTGCCGGTACCTTCTTTTAATCTTTGACCGGTTGAGCATCGCAGGGATTATGACAAGGGAAAATTCGAGAACCACAAAGAGTGCAAGGAAGAAAAAAATAATTGCATATTCAGAATTTGTGGCCATGATAATAGTGATATATCTCATGATGTTGTAAGTTTTTTTCGGTGTTCTCTCTCAATGAGAAATCGAAATGAAAAAGATCAGGATCTTTACTGAAAAGGGTGTGCGGCCTTATTATTCCCTGAGGTATCATATATCTCCCCCGGACCCGATCTACCATTAGAGACCTGCCCTAATCCGGGCCCGAATTG
Proteins encoded in this window:
- a CDS encoding PAS domain S-box protein codes for the protein MGTKADPTPFDQRLFLIFIVTFASMTAFEFIGQYLYPYEPDWRSNLIISLFASGLAVMLAYFLLSPYYENVSILAEEIKNRHRVERDLREREERLRRTFDQSPVGAALCSPDLRFIRVNNALCTISGYTPEELLTLSIPAITVQKESADLAGCAEALMCGRADLDERDLHLVKKNGDRIWVRLSVSLVRDVEGAPLYFIPMFVDIHDRKLAEDALQKTNRKLSILSSVTRHDIKNQLTGLGVYLQMVRNEVPDNPILQGYISKLVACSEAIDRQIEFTRYYEELGTANAGWFDVYQGILDQAIQLPLEGVMLDPGKKGIYIFTDPLIGKVYYNLIENSIRHGVNVKTIIFDAHETNNGLVIRYTDDGIGIPDAEKEKIFLKGYGKNTGLGLFLIREILATTGISIAETGMTGKGAQFEILVPRGEYRLSPK